One Ciona intestinalis unplaced genomic scaffold, KH HT000800.1, whole genome shotgun sequence genomic window carries:
- the LOC100184952 gene encoding uncharacterized protein LOC100184952: MDGANLNTSERQLALTLGADLKFKTMKSALKRVFGNTTPAEATPNIKEEVFTNRLMERKKTGMKKEVTPKKVNPRNKFGNVTRCVICDSKMHWVPTCPHKEQVMSTEMERQNVAINLQMDNEKMEVLSNEADGHAVVDTACTKTVSL, translated from the exons ATGGATGGTGCAAATCTAAACACAAGTGAGCGCCAATTAGCACTTACCTTGGGTGCAGATTTAAAATTCAAGACAATGAAGTCTGCATTAAAGAGAGTTTTTGGGAATACAACACCTGCGGAAGCAACTCCCAATATTAAAGAAGAAGTATTCACCAATCGACTAATGGAAAGAAAGAAGACTGGAATGAAGAAAGAAGTAAcaccaaaaaaagttaatcCGCGAAACAAGTTTGGCAACGTCACCCGATGTGTAATATGCGACTCAAAAATGCATTGGGTCCCAACATGTCCGCACAAAGAGCAAGTTATGTCCACTGAAATGGAGCGGCAAAATGTCGCTATCAATCTACAGATGGATAATGAGAAGATGGAGGTATTATCAAATGAAGCTGATGGACATGCTGTTGTCGATACAGCTTGTACAAAGACG GTCAGCCTGTGA